One segment of Zhihengliuella halotolerans DNA contains the following:
- a CDS encoding Rieske 2Fe-2S domain-containing protein — protein MAHIESLLSKLEQWKDLDRLSGPLAAKVEAAVSPKCVRNLLSGKALGHPLHPALVAVPIGAWGTAAVLDVCGYDDAADAAVATGLLGAVPTAAAGLHDWSFTMGAERRVGLVHAAANSAATLLYAVSLVSRRAGHRGLGRCLSFAGFGLVSAAGFLGGHLSYAQGVGVSRAGWREPAEQWVDVGHLDDYDDGAPTVVEVDGEPVMVLRDGDEILALHNTCTHLGGPLAEGELRDGCVVCPWHGSEFDLRTGAVLAGPASVRQPRYEAEVSDGHVRLRAA, from the coding sequence ATGGCACACATCGAGTCTCTCCTGTCCAAGCTGGAGCAGTGGAAAGACCTCGACCGCTTGTCCGGCCCGCTGGCCGCGAAGGTCGAGGCCGCGGTCTCCCCGAAATGCGTGCGCAACCTCCTCAGCGGCAAAGCGCTCGGGCACCCGCTTCATCCCGCTCTCGTCGCCGTCCCGATCGGGGCGTGGGGCACCGCCGCCGTTCTGGACGTGTGCGGGTACGACGACGCCGCGGACGCCGCGGTAGCCACCGGTCTTCTCGGCGCTGTACCCACGGCGGCGGCCGGCCTGCACGACTGGTCCTTCACCATGGGCGCCGAGCGCCGCGTCGGGTTGGTGCACGCCGCCGCCAACTCGGCGGCCACGCTCCTCTACGCCGTGTCGCTCGTGAGTCGGCGGGCGGGTCACCGCGGGCTGGGTCGCTGCCTCTCCTTCGCCGGGTTCGGGCTCGTGAGCGCGGCCGGCTTCCTCGGTGGGCACCTGTCCTACGCCCAGGGGGTGGGTGTCAGCCGCGCCGGCTGGCGGGAACCGGCTGAGCAGTGGGTCGACGTCGGCCACCTCGACGACTACGACGACGGCGCGCCCACCGTGGTGGAGGTCGACGGTGAGCCGGTCATGGTCCTGCGGGACGGCGACGAGATCCTGGCGCTGCACAACACCTGCACCCACCTCGGCGGTCCGCTGGCCGAGGGCGAGCTGCGCGACGGCTGCGTCGTCTGCCCGTGGCACGGCAGCGAGTTCGATCTACGCACGGGTGCGGTGCTGGCCGGGCCAGCGAGCGTCCGGCAGCCGCGGTACGAGGCCGAGGTTTCCGACGGCCACGTCCGACTCCGCGCCGCCTGA
- a CDS encoding SDR family oxidoreductase → MERVLLAGATGYIGRHLAAALHAGGYRVRAVVRDVARAEAPGAFGAPALAGLVDEWVECDVARLGPEAMAGADRVVSALGVTRQKADPWDIDYAANLRLLELAEAAGTASFLYVGVMNAAGGTSALMRAKAAFAQALARSDVDPQIVNPSAYFSDLTAILNLARRRIAVRVGAGDTRIRPIHGADLAEFCVARLGETGAWDVGGPDVFTYREVVELAFDALGATPRWIVVPPAVLSAGVWAADRAGPRTASLARFFAEGLQHDGVGAATGERRLHDYYYSLAAR, encoded by the coding sequence GTGGAGAGGGTCCTCCTTGCCGGCGCGACCGGCTACATCGGCCGTCACCTCGCGGCCGCGCTGCACGCCGGCGGGTACCGCGTGCGGGCGGTCGTCCGGGACGTCGCGCGCGCCGAGGCACCCGGGGCGTTCGGGGCGCCGGCGCTCGCCGGGCTCGTGGACGAGTGGGTGGAGTGCGACGTGGCCCGCCTCGGGCCTGAGGCGATGGCGGGCGCGGACCGCGTGGTCTCCGCGCTCGGCGTGACGCGGCAGAAGGCCGATCCGTGGGACATCGACTACGCCGCGAACCTGCGCCTGCTGGAGCTCGCCGAGGCTGCCGGCACCGCCTCGTTCCTTTACGTCGGCGTCATGAACGCCGCGGGCGGCACGTCCGCCCTGATGCGGGCCAAGGCCGCGTTCGCGCAGGCGCTGGCCCGGAGCGACGTTGACCCCCAGATCGTCAACCCCTCCGCGTACTTCTCCGACCTGACCGCGATCCTCAATCTCGCCCGCCGCCGGATCGCCGTGCGCGTCGGCGCCGGGGACACCCGCATCCGGCCGATCCACGGCGCCGACCTCGCCGAGTTCTGCGTGGCCCGCCTGGGTGAGACGGGCGCGTGGGACGTCGGCGGGCCCGATGTGTTCACCTACCGAGAGGTCGTCGAGCTGGCCTTCGACGCGCTCGGGGCCACACCGCGGTGGATCGTGGTTCCGCCGGCGGTGCTGAGCGCCGGGGTCTGGGCGGCGGACCGGGCAGGGCCGCGCACGGCGTCGCTCGCCCGGTTCTTCGCCGAGGGCCTTCAGCACGACGGCGTCGGCGCGGCGACCGGGGAGCGGCGGCTGCACGACTACTACTATTCGCTCGCGGCCCGCTGA
- a CDS encoding SRPBCC domain-containing protein: MPEPEVCRVLDLDLHPGGSFRTELRLPDGGFGPHITGCFLAVDPQERLVFTDALGFHDGWGMVVAQLARFVESRRSAEGRA; the protein is encoded by the coding sequence GTGCCCGAGCCCGAGGTCTGCCGCGTGCTCGACCTCGACCTGCACCCCGGTGGCTCCTTCCGCACCGAGCTCCGCCTCCCGGACGGCGGCTTCGGCCCGCACATCACGGGCTGCTTTCTCGCCGTCGACCCGCAGGAGCGGCTGGTCTTCACGGATGCGCTCGGCTTCCACGACGGCTGGGGCATGGTCGTCGCCCAGCTCGCGCGGTTCGTCGAGTCCCGGCGATCGGCCGAAGGCCGCGCTTGA
- a CDS encoding ArsR/SmtB family transcription factor, which produces MLDRLGRGPTTVGELASPFEMALPSFMKHIRQLEKSGWISTRKTGRVRMCTLERQPFDAVESWLDEQRRIWEERTDRLERFVATRDDKESPA; this is translated from the coding sequence GTGCTGGACCGGCTCGGACGGGGACCGACGACCGTCGGCGAATTGGCGTCGCCGTTCGAGATGGCGCTGCCGTCCTTCATGAAGCACATCCGCCAGCTCGAGAAGTCCGGCTGGATCAGCACCCGCAAGACGGGCCGGGTGCGCATGTGCACACTCGAGCGGCAGCCGTTCGACGCCGTCGAATCCTGGCTCGACGAGCAGCGGAGGATCTGGGAGGAGCGTACCGACCGGCTCGAGCGCTTCGTGGCCACCCGAGACGACAAGGAGTCACCGGCATGA
- a CDS encoding isopenicillin N synthase family dioxygenase: MTTPRTSVPVLDLSSARAADGRFNPEFIDALRDAAHHVGFFQITGYGARNGQTAELLDTVARFFALPLADRLALDNRNSAQFRGYTRLGKEVTRGRADSREQIDFGPERPIVDPVPEGRSFFKLQGPNQWPASFPDLERAATEWAGLMSRVGAELLAAIAVALGLNEDHFDEPFADTPAWMAKLVHYVGGQVPEAGNQGVGAHADYGFVTLLLQDTVGGLEVQPYGQDEWITVEPIEGALVVNLGEMLEVATDGYLMATIHRVTAPPAGVDRYSVPFFWSPRLDAVIEEVELPAALAADARGVSDDPENPMLSSYGANVLKGFLRAHPETAARHYPELSAG, encoded by the coding sequence ATGACAACGCCCCGTACCTCTGTCCCGGTGCTCGACCTCTCCTCCGCACGAGCCGCGGACGGCCGCTTCAACCCGGAATTCATCGACGCCCTGCGCGACGCCGCGCACCACGTAGGTTTCTTCCAGATCACCGGTTACGGCGCCCGCAACGGCCAGACTGCCGAGCTCCTCGACACGGTCGCGCGCTTCTTCGCGCTGCCCCTCGCGGACCGGCTCGCGCTCGACAACCGCAATTCCGCGCAGTTCCGCGGCTACACGCGGCTGGGCAAGGAAGTGACCCGGGGCCGGGCCGACTCCCGCGAGCAGATCGATTTCGGGCCGGAACGCCCCATCGTCGATCCGGTGCCGGAGGGGCGTTCTTTCTTCAAGCTCCAGGGCCCGAACCAGTGGCCCGCGTCGTTCCCCGACCTCGAGCGCGCCGCCACGGAGTGGGCCGGACTGATGAGCCGCGTCGGCGCGGAACTGCTCGCCGCGATCGCCGTCGCCCTCGGCCTCAACGAGGACCATTTCGACGAGCCGTTCGCCGACACTCCGGCCTGGATGGCCAAGCTCGTGCACTACGTGGGCGGTCAGGTCCCCGAGGCCGGAAACCAGGGTGTCGGCGCCCACGCGGACTACGGGTTCGTGACCCTGCTGCTGCAGGACACCGTGGGTGGGCTCGAGGTCCAGCCGTACGGTCAGGACGAGTGGATCACCGTCGAACCGATCGAGGGCGCGCTCGTGGTCAATCTCGGCGAAATGCTTGAGGTCGCGACGGACGGCTACCTGATGGCCACCATCCACCGCGTGACCGCCCCGCCGGCCGGCGTCGACCGCTACTCGGTCCCCTTCTTCTGGTCACCGCGCCTGGACGCCGTGATCGAGGAGGTCGAACTCCCGGCCGCGCTGGCGGCCGACGCCCGCGGGGTCTCCGACGACCCGGAGAACCCGATGCTCTCCTCCTACGGCGCCAACGTCCTCAAGGGTTTCCTGCGTGCGCATCCGGAGACCGCCGCCCGCCACTACCCCGAGCTCTCGGCCGGCTGA
- a CDS encoding LytR C-terminal domain-containing protein, which produces MKNEDPRRWQDQRIVVQDDLMEIKAETHDPELVDSPEHFRRRLWHGIVLTFIFLLVVAVGITAYLVLARKVELPFLPMGPEETVAAQDDNDCPAGEFEYLSHGDVTIDVYNGSVQAGLAGDVRDRLVKRGFVSGRVGNQQLSNRGAVSAIVVSGADGRDEALTVQRHLPGSTYAFDGRLGDGHVVVLVGEGYDGVTKAADLDREPGPLACE; this is translated from the coding sequence ATGAAGAACGAAGATCCACGGCGGTGGCAGGACCAGCGCATCGTCGTGCAAGACGACCTGATGGAGATCAAGGCCGAGACGCACGACCCCGAGCTCGTCGACAGCCCGGAACACTTCCGCCGCCGGCTGTGGCACGGGATCGTCCTCACGTTCATTTTCCTCCTCGTGGTAGCAGTGGGGATCACGGCCTACCTCGTGCTCGCCCGCAAGGTGGAGCTGCCCTTCCTGCCCATGGGTCCCGAGGAGACAGTGGCGGCCCAGGACGACAACGACTGCCCCGCCGGCGAATTCGAGTACCTCAGCCACGGCGACGTGACGATCGATGTGTACAACGGGTCGGTGCAGGCCGGGCTGGCCGGCGATGTGCGGGACCGGCTGGTGAAGCGCGGCTTCGTCTCCGGCCGCGTCGGCAACCAGCAGCTGAGCAACCGCGGCGCAGTGTCGGCGATCGTCGTCAGCGGCGCAGACGGTCGCGACGAGGCACTGACCGTGCAGCGGCACCTGCCGGGGTCCACGTACGCGTTCGACGGCCGCCTCGGAGACGGCCACGTCGTCGTGCTGGTCGGGGAGGGGTATGACGGCGTGACGAAGGCGGCCGACCTCGATCGCGAGCCCGGCCCCCTGGCCTGCGAGTAG
- a CDS encoding sugar porter family MFS transporter has translation MSDAPVSHPHKTPKKVIGVAVAAAIGGFLFGFDSAVINGTVDAVQGTFGLGAGLIGFAVSCALLGAMVGAWIAGPIADRKGRVKAMVLASILFTISAIGSGFAFGVTDLILWRFLGGIGVGMASVLAPAYIAEVSPAHSRGRLGSLQQMAIVVGIFVAFLSNAFIAGSAGGAANEGWFGMDAWRLMFLAETIPAIIYGILALRLPESPRYLVAISDYARAGKALVEVVGLQTKEEVEQKIADIKATINIETKQGLHTLTGGRGWLLPIVWVGILLSVFQQFVGINVIFYYSTSLWKSVGFDESASFTISVVTSIVNVLVTIVAILLVDKIGRKPLLLMGSAGMAVTLILMAVSFSQSIVTPAAEPGGEAVVSLPGAWGVVALISANLYVVSFGISWGPVVWVLLGEMFPNKMRAAALSVAAAAQWASNFLISQTFPSLAEVGLTLAYGLYATFAVLSFFFVWRFVEETKGKELEDMHK, from the coding sequence ATGTCTGACGCACCGGTATCGCACCCCCACAAAACTCCCAAGAAGGTGATCGGCGTCGCGGTCGCCGCCGCCATCGGCGGTTTCCTCTTCGGCTTCGACAGCGCGGTGATCAACGGCACGGTCGACGCGGTCCAGGGAACGTTCGGCCTCGGCGCGGGTCTGATCGGGTTCGCCGTCTCCTGCGCGCTCCTCGGCGCGATGGTCGGCGCTTGGATCGCCGGCCCCATCGCGGACCGCAAAGGCCGAGTCAAGGCGATGGTCCTGGCTTCGATCCTCTTCACGATCTCCGCGATCGGCTCCGGCTTCGCCTTCGGCGTGACGGATCTGATCCTGTGGCGCTTCCTCGGCGGCATCGGCGTCGGCATGGCCTCCGTGCTCGCCCCGGCCTACATCGCTGAGGTCTCCCCGGCGCACAGCCGCGGCCGACTGGGTTCGCTGCAGCAGATGGCCATCGTCGTCGGCATCTTCGTCGCCTTCCTCTCCAACGCGTTCATCGCGGGCAGCGCCGGCGGAGCGGCGAACGAGGGCTGGTTCGGCATGGACGCCTGGCGCCTGATGTTCCTCGCCGAGACCATTCCGGCCATCATCTACGGCATTCTGGCGCTGCGGCTGCCGGAGTCTCCCCGCTACTTGGTCGCGATCAGTGATTACGCCCGAGCGGGCAAGGCGCTCGTGGAAGTCGTCGGCCTGCAGACCAAGGAAGAAGTCGAACAGAAGATCGCCGACATCAAGGCGACCATCAACATCGAGACCAAGCAGGGCCTGCACACGCTGACCGGCGGGCGCGGCTGGCTCCTGCCGATCGTGTGGGTCGGCATTCTGCTCTCGGTGTTCCAGCAATTCGTCGGCATCAACGTGATCTTCTACTACTCGACCTCCCTGTGGAAGTCGGTGGGCTTCGACGAGAGCGCGTCCTTCACGATCTCGGTGGTCACCTCGATCGTCAACGTACTCGTGACGATCGTCGCGATCCTGCTCGTCGACAAGATCGGCCGCAAGCCGCTGCTGCTCATGGGCTCCGCGGGCATGGCCGTCACGCTGATCCTCATGGCCGTCTCCTTCAGCCAGTCCATCGTGACCCCGGCAGCAGAGCCGGGCGGCGAGGCTGTCGTCAGCCTGCCCGGAGCATGGGGCGTGGTCGCGTTGATCAGCGCCAACCTCTACGTCGTGTCTTTCGGTATCTCGTGGGGCCCCGTCGTGTGGGTCCTGCTCGGCGAGATGTTCCCGAACAAGATGCGCGCCGCGGCGCTGTCTGTCGCAGCTGCCGCCCAGTGGGCCTCGAACTTCCTGATCAGCCAGACGTTCCCGTCTCTGGCGGAGGTCGGCCTCACGCTCGCCTACGGCCTGTACGCGACGTTCGCCGTTCTGTCCTTCTTCTTCGTCTGGCGTTTCGTCGAGGAGACCAAGGGCAAGGAACTCGAGGACATGCACAAGTAG
- a CDS encoding DsbA family oxidoreductase, with amino-acid sequence MTAESPRLKVDIWSDVACPWCYIGKRRFESALRSVPFEDQIDIVWHSYQLDPDLPAHYAGSELDYLAERKGMPRDQVAQMFEHVAAQAAAEGLHYDFSALKVANSFSAHRVLHLAAEYELADELKEALLSAHFEHGRDIGDRDELIALATGTGIALDDVVRVLDSDEFTDAVREDVASARRLGITGVPFFVLDGKYGVSGAQPAETFARALEQAYGELTPLTMVGGATSPADGPACGPQGCD; translated from the coding sequence ATGACAGCAGAATCCCCGCGCCTGAAGGTCGACATCTGGAGCGACGTCGCCTGCCCGTGGTGCTACATCGGCAAGCGCCGCTTCGAATCCGCCCTCCGTTCCGTCCCGTTTGAGGATCAGATCGACATCGTGTGGCACAGCTACCAGCTGGACCCGGACCTTCCCGCGCACTATGCCGGGTCTGAGCTCGACTACCTCGCAGAGCGGAAGGGGATGCCCCGCGACCAGGTGGCGCAGATGTTTGAGCATGTCGCCGCACAGGCCGCAGCCGAGGGCCTGCACTACGACTTCTCCGCCCTCAAGGTCGCCAATTCGTTCAGCGCCCACCGCGTCCTGCACCTGGCCGCCGAATACGAGTTGGCCGACGAACTCAAGGAAGCCCTGCTCTCGGCGCACTTCGAGCACGGGCGCGACATCGGCGATCGCGACGAGCTGATCGCTCTGGCGACCGGTACCGGCATCGCCCTCGACGACGTCGTGCGGGTTCTCGACTCCGACGAGTTCACCGACGCGGTGCGCGAGGACGTCGCATCAGCCCGACGGCTGGGCATCACGGGCGTGCCGTTCTTCGTACTGGACGGCAAGTACGGGGTCTCCGGCGCGCAGCCGGCCGAGACCTTCGCTCGCGCCCTGGAGCAGGCCTACGGCGAGCTGACCCCGCTGACGATGGTCGGTGGCGCAACTTCGCCCGCCGATGGCCCGGCGTGTGGCCCGCAGGGCTGCGACTGA
- a CDS encoding S1 family peptidase, whose amino-acid sequence MHASHNFWKRTSVACAATALVFGTAFVAAPAGAAPTAAVPSGNNSGISPELVEISPKSEKSSELPDPEGLEEAVERDLGTSLEEFFAAGEVAKAAAELKAELADQDLTIEVVVEGDRVLALADPDQLDAAKAALKDLTEGVDVDVELRSTEHAVEADAQAEAETTAPEAVPSHSGQQTSDKSAAQKRAVAAGSVESLIAAYTAEFGLANLQSITTDGGRFVIRTGDLEETGPADVADQNSDSAGASAEEFADQYTNVVVEAVSGPAEPFGENDLVGGMPFGQSADGVNWDVCSTGFTGFDAAGNDAVISAGHCSNDGDVVGPLNLLDQQGEPDNFNGPAQVLGSFGFSQFGGAGHSPSTYPEPDNVGTDIAVIDDINPELVPQATVSDWSTAPDITEAGPSVTDVAEPVIGAEVCKSGRTTGWTCGTIEGIGVFFIAGHDYENDENDIRAVQGFSSDDLEASEGDSGGSMISGTVAIGVISGGSDSMTFGTGLVDGLSYTDDYSVRLHLESPEITSVSDGEEVEAGESISGVVADAASGTQVVVRSTGKSPAAYPVKRDGSFAIPAPDEPGTYRFNVQARNGFSTSGVTGHSVLVVEAEPTPTEKPTESAPPSESPSESSKPSENPSESAEPSEKPSESTTPSDSAKPSEKPTTSAPAPKPTQDDDGGGGGRLPDTGASNGMKVAAALGGSMAAAGALLLMLRRPARRH is encoded by the coding sequence ATGCACGCCTCACACAATTTTTGGAAGCGCACCAGCGTTGCCTGTGCCGCCACGGCCCTCGTCTTCGGGACCGCCTTTGTCGCCGCCCCGGCGGGCGCGGCCCCGACTGCCGCGGTACCGTCCGGAAACAACTCCGGCATCTCCCCCGAACTGGTGGAAATCTCGCCGAAGAGCGAGAAGAGCTCGGAACTACCGGATCCGGAGGGCCTCGAGGAGGCCGTCGAACGCGACCTGGGGACGTCACTCGAGGAATTCTTCGCCGCAGGGGAGGTCGCCAAAGCCGCCGCGGAGCTCAAGGCCGAGCTCGCCGACCAGGATCTGACGATCGAGGTCGTCGTCGAGGGAGACCGCGTACTGGCGTTGGCCGACCCCGATCAGCTGGACGCCGCCAAGGCTGCCTTGAAGGACCTCACGGAGGGCGTCGACGTCGACGTCGAGCTCCGCAGCACCGAACACGCCGTGGAAGCCGACGCGCAGGCCGAAGCCGAGACCACAGCTCCGGAGGCCGTGCCGTCTCATAGCGGGCAGCAGACTTCGGACAAGTCTGCCGCGCAGAAGCGGGCCGTCGCGGCCGGCTCCGTAGAGTCTTTGATCGCGGCATACACCGCCGAATTCGGGCTTGCGAACCTGCAGTCGATCACGACCGACGGCGGCCGCTTCGTGATCCGGACGGGCGACCTCGAGGAAACCGGTCCGGCGGACGTTGCGGATCAAAATTCCGATTCTGCGGGAGCGTCCGCCGAAGAGTTCGCCGACCAGTACACGAACGTCGTCGTGGAGGCCGTCTCGGGCCCGGCCGAGCCGTTCGGTGAGAACGACCTCGTCGGGGGCATGCCATTCGGCCAGTCTGCGGACGGCGTCAATTGGGACGTCTGCTCGACCGGTTTCACCGGGTTCGATGCCGCTGGCAACGACGCCGTCATCTCCGCCGGTCACTGCAGCAACGACGGCGACGTCGTTGGACCACTGAATCTGCTGGACCAGCAGGGTGAACCAGATAACTTCAACGGTCCCGCACAGGTTTTGGGCAGCTTCGGATTCTCGCAGTTCGGCGGCGCAGGCCACAGCCCATCCACCTACCCGGAGCCCGACAATGTGGGCACCGACATCGCCGTGATCGACGACATCAACCCGGAACTGGTTCCGCAGGCGACGGTCTCCGACTGGTCGACCGCACCGGACATCACGGAGGCCGGGCCGAGCGTGACCGACGTCGCGGAGCCGGTCATCGGAGCCGAAGTATGCAAGTCCGGTCGCACCACCGGCTGGACGTGCGGGACGATCGAAGGCATTGGCGTCTTCTTCATCGCCGGCCACGACTACGAGAACGACGAGAACGACATCCGGGCCGTCCAGGGCTTCAGCTCGGACGATCTGGAGGCCTCCGAGGGCGACTCGGGCGGATCGATGATTTCCGGCACCGTCGCGATCGGCGTGATCAGCGGTGGCAGCGATTCGATGACGTTCGGCACGGGCCTTGTCGACGGGCTCAGCTACACCGACGACTACTCGGTGCGACTGCATCTCGAGTCGCCGGAGATCACCTCGGTCTCCGACGGGGAAGAGGTCGAAGCCGGTGAGTCCATCTCCGGTGTCGTCGCCGACGCTGCGTCCGGGACCCAGGTGGTCGTCCGTTCCACGGGCAAGTCCCCGGCGGCCTATCCGGTCAAGCGCGACGGATCGTTCGCCATCCCGGCACCCGATGAACCGGGCACCTACCGGTTCAACGTGCAGGCGCGCAACGGTTTCAGCACGTCCGGTGTGACTGGCCACTCCGTTCTCGTCGTCGAGGCCGAGCCGACCCCTACCGAGAAGCCGACGGAGTCCGCACCACCGTCGGAGTCGCCGAGTGAGTCCTCGAAGCCGTCCGAGAACCCGAGCGAATCGGCGGAACCGTCGGAGAAGCCTTCGGAGTCCACGACCCCGAGTGACTCCGCGAAGCCTTCGGAGAAGCCGACCACCTCGGCTCCGGCGCCGAAGCCGACCCAGGACGACGACGGCGGTGGCGGGGGCCGGTTGCCCGATACCGGTGCATCGAACGGCATGAAGGTCGCCGCGGCACTTGGCGGTTCGATGGCCGCGGCCGGTGCGCTGCTGCTGATGCTGCGTCGTCCGGCACGCCGTCACTGA
- the aceB gene encoding malate synthase A, producing MNSPITINGMTLSGPPVCDQERIMTPEAIDFLRELHTRFDGRRLELLRAREERRRSISRGRDPKFLPETQHIREDSSWQVAPIAPGLEDRRVEITGPTDRKMTINALNSGAKVWLADMEDSLTPNWRNVIKGQVNLQRVLDRRIDFTTEEGKEYRLSGEQLTDLPTIVVRPRGWHLPEKHLTIADAPMAGALVDFGLHFFHNAKRLIEMGRGPYFYLPKLESHQEARLWNDVFVFAQDYIGIEQGTIRATVLIETITAAFEMEEILYELREHAAGLNAGRWDYIFSVIKNFRERGPRFVLPDRSMVTMTAPFMRAYTEQLVRACHRRGAMAIGGMAAFIPNRRDEAANAVAFEKVTADKTREANDGFDGSWVAHPDLVPVAREVFDGVLGSAPNQVSRLREDVTPDDVALLDVASTPGLITEHGVRSNVEIGIRYIESWLRGNGAVALQNLMEDAATAEISRSQLWQWIQQGAVTDDGDVITREYVQERTEDEFGRIERFDGDRFDEAREIFEASALAEDFPDFLTLPAYNKYLCRSRKEQLQNA from the coding sequence ATGAACTCCCCCATCACCATCAACGGAATGACCCTGTCCGGCCCACCGGTGTGCGACCAGGAGCGCATCATGACCCCGGAAGCCATCGACTTCCTCCGGGAGCTGCACACCCGGTTCGACGGCCGGCGGCTGGAACTGCTGCGGGCCCGCGAGGAGCGCCGCCGGTCGATCTCCCGCGGTCGAGACCCGAAGTTCCTGCCCGAGACGCAGCACATCCGCGAGGACTCCTCGTGGCAGGTGGCGCCCATCGCGCCGGGCCTCGAGGACCGTCGCGTCGAGATCACCGGGCCGACCGACCGCAAGATGACGATCAACGCCCTGAATTCGGGCGCCAAGGTCTGGCTGGCGGACATGGAGGACTCGCTCACGCCAAACTGGCGCAACGTGATCAAGGGCCAAGTCAACCTGCAGCGCGTGCTCGACCGCCGCATCGACTTCACGACGGAGGAGGGCAAGGAGTACCGGCTCTCCGGTGAGCAACTGACCGACCTGCCGACGATCGTTGTCCGACCGCGCGGCTGGCACCTGCCCGAGAAGCACTTGACGATCGCCGACGCGCCCATGGCGGGCGCCCTCGTCGACTTCGGACTGCACTTCTTCCACAACGCCAAGCGGCTGATCGAGATGGGCCGCGGTCCGTACTTCTACCTGCCAAAGCTGGAGAGTCATCAGGAAGCGCGCCTCTGGAACGACGTGTTCGTGTTCGCCCAGGACTACATCGGCATCGAGCAGGGCACGATCCGGGCCACCGTGCTGATCGAGACGATCACCGCGGCGTTCGAGATGGAGGAGATCCTCTACGAGCTGCGCGAGCACGCGGCCGGCCTGAACGCCGGGCGCTGGGACTACATCTTCTCGGTCATCAAGAACTTCCGGGAGCGCGGCCCGCGGTTCGTGCTGCCGGACCGTTCCATGGTGACGATGACAGCCCCGTTCATGCGCGCCTACACCGAGCAGCTGGTGCGGGCCTGCCACCGCCGCGGCGCGATGGCGATCGGCGGCATGGCGGCGTTCATCCCGAACCGCCGGGACGAGGCGGCGAACGCCGTCGCCTTCGAGAAGGTGACCGCCGACAAGACCCGGGAGGCCAACGACGGCTTCGACGGCTCATGGGTGGCCCACCCGGACCTGGTGCCGGTGGCCCGCGAAGTGTTCGACGGGGTGCTCGGCTCGGCGCCGAACCAGGTGTCCCGCCTGCGCGAGGACGTGACCCCGGACGACGTGGCGCTGCTGGACGTGGCCAGCACACCGGGCCTGATCACGGAGCACGGCGTGCGCAGCAACGTGGAGATCGGCATCCGCTACATCGAGTCCTGGCTGCGCGGCAACGGCGCCGTGGCCCTGCAGAACCTGATGGAGGACGCCGCGACGGCGGAGATCTCGCGCTCCCAGCTGTGGCAGTGGATTCAGCAGGGGGCGGTGACGGACGACGGCGACGTCATCACCCGCGAGTACGTTCAGGAGCGGACCGAGGACGAGTTCGGGCGCATCGAACGGTTCGACGGTGATCGCTTCGACGAGGCCCGGGAGATCTTCGAGGCCTCCGCCCTGGCGGAGGACTTCCCGGACTTCCTGACCCTGCCCGCGTACAACAAGTACCTGTGCCGGTCGCGCAAGGAGCAGTTGCAGAACGCCTGA